From Maylandia zebra isolate NMK-2024a linkage group LG11, Mzebra_GT3a, whole genome shotgun sequence, one genomic window encodes:
- the LOC101485679 gene encoding sialic acid-binding Ig-like lectin 14, with protein sequence MDALQQLVFFMCICFKATQTESSWTVDVPSSVEGLLGSCVVIPCSYNYPDIAAHTFTGIWRIDDQVIYHPTESNTMEKYRGRTKLLGDLSKKNCSLMIENLQQSDGGPFFFRIELEGPNKFSYSNNKVSISMIGEPNPTDFFVQEEVKEGQTVSAFCSVSHSCPTNPPDFHWSHSGEQHFQTQNLQNGQWKATSTLTFRSDRTDNNKPLRCRVTYHGGKQREPSKTIKVKYAPVNVKVEYQSDVNEGETAHLKCSSDANPVSSYEWHSESGALLNKGQTYTMSNVSRNSEAVYCTAVNEEGRVKSSTVQLNVLYAPDTETYSKCSSYNGIVKCDCIVQSRPPSTVHFVLGDRVLPSTKVEKNGSVTTGTLQTDFGSFKFVHCLANNTLGNSNLTLFLPVNDNMQNIFIASGAGVIVLIILIAIGVGVVKKCRGQSDGTPKSDLSTTRSDRPAEPPRYAQTKRKENYEDVHCNDIYGNDSVYGNTETDWDESVYANV encoded by the exons ATGGATGCTTTACAGCAGCTTGTGTTTTTCATGTGCATTTGCTTCAAAG CCACTCAAACGGAATCATCCTGGACAGTTGATGTGCCATCCTCAGTGGAAGGTCTCCTTGGCTCGTGTGTGGTGATCCCCTGCTCTTATAACTACCCAGATATAGCGGCCCATACATTCACAGGGATTTGGAGGATTGATGACCAAGTCATCTATCATCCAACTGAGTCTAACACTATGGAGAAGTATAGGGGACGAACAAAACTTCTGGGAGACCTCAGCAAGAAAAACTGTTCTCTGATGATTGAAAATCTTCAGCAAAGTGATGGCGGACCTTTCTTTTTCAGGATTGAACTAGAAGGTCCAAACAAGTTTTCCTACTCTAATAACAAAGTCTCTATTTCAATGATCG GTGAACCAAATCCCACTGATTTCTTTGTGCAAGAAGAGGTAAAGGAGGGTCAAACTGTATCTGCATTCTGCTCTGTGTCTCACTCCTGCCCCACAAATCCACCTGATTTCCACTGGAGTCACTCTGGAGAGCAACATTTTCAGACACAGAATCTTCAAAATGGCCAGTGGAAAGCAACATCTACTCTGACCTTTCGCTCAGACCGCACTGATAACAACAAACCTTTACGATGCAGAGTTACATACCACGGAGGAAAGCAGCGGGAACCATCCAAGACAATTAAAGTAAAAT ATGCTCCAGTGAATGTGAAGGTCGAGTACCAGTCAGATGTTAATGAGGGAGAGACTGCACACCTGAAGTGCTCCAGTGATGCAAACCCTGTCAGCAGCTATGAGTGGCACAGTGAATCTGGTGCTCTGCTGAATAAGGGGCAAACCTACACAATGTCAAATGTCTCCAGAAACTCAGAGGCCGTGTACTGCACTGCTGTTAATGAAGAAGGACGAGTCAAATCAAGCACCGTGCAGCTCAATGTGTTAT ATGCCCCTGACACTGAGACTTATTCTAAGTGCTCCTCATATAACGGCATAGTAAAGTGTGATTGCATCGTACAATCCAGGCCTCCCAGCACGGTCCATTTTGTTCTTGGTGACAGAGTCCTGCCAAGCACCAAGGTAGAGAAAAATGGCTCTGTTACTACTGGGACTCTGCAGACAGACTTTGGGTCCTTCAAGTTTGTGCACTGCCTGGCAAACAACACGTTGGGAAATTCTAATCTCACACTCTTTTTACCTGTTAatg ACAACATGCAGAATATTTTCATAGCCTCTGGAGCAGGTGTGATTGTTCTGATAATTCTGATAGCCATTGGAGTGGGAGTTGTTAAAAAATG cAGGGGGCAATCAGACGGCACGCCAAAATCTGACTTAAGCACCACGAGGTCAGACAGACCTGCGGAGCCCCCTCGTTATGCCCAAACAAAAAG GAAGGAGAACTATGAGGATGTCCATTGCAATGACATTTACGGCAATGACAGTGTGTATGGGAACACAGAG ACTGACTGGGATGAATCAGTATACGCCAACGTGTAA